From a single Paenibacillus sp. FSL W8-0426 genomic region:
- a CDS encoding ABC transporter substrate-binding protein, with protein sequence MGDSKKKFFRMGATLLLSLSVALAGCSGGGANEPGSGEASSGSEVGPDNPIEISVFLNEAGQQPTADNKIYKKMKEELGVTFKFEFLAGDKNQKLGVMIAGGDYPDLISADTKLTAAGSVIPLEDLIEEHAPNLKKHYEKYWNQMKDPNDGHIYYLPNYGAYNGEVADTYYSGPAFWIQKAVLKEFGYPTPKTLDEYFELIAKYKEKYPTIDGKPTIGFEVLNYDWKNWGLLNPPQHLIGHPNDGGVVVNDGKAEIFADKDYAKTYYEKLNEINAQGLLDKEAFAQNYDQYMAKLSSGTVLGMFDQHWNFGSAEDSLVTQGKIERTYVGFPLVYDSSTKDYYRDRAALNLNNGFGITVSAKDPVKIIKVLDKLMEEEWQKTLTWGIEGEDYYVNDEGRFMKTQEQRDNAADAAWKLANKADAYYATAPKLEGYFSDGNATSASNQPEEYQSSLKPFDKEVLDAYGFNSYVDFFSDPPENPIYYPAWSVDLVEGSPAKIANTKLNELSTKYLPKAILANPSEFGSVWNEYVSEIQKLDIKAYESRINEVLQWRIDNWSVK encoded by the coding sequence ATGGGGGACAGCAAGAAAAAGTTTTTCCGCATGGGGGCAACACTGCTGCTATCACTTAGCGTTGCACTGGCCGGATGCTCAGGCGGCGGTGCAAATGAACCAGGCAGCGGCGAGGCAAGCAGCGGCAGCGAGGTTGGACCTGACAATCCGATCGAAATCTCGGTATTTCTGAACGAGGCCGGACAGCAGCCAACCGCAGACAACAAAATCTACAAGAAAATGAAGGAAGAGCTTGGCGTTACGTTCAAATTCGAATTTTTGGCCGGCGACAAAAACCAAAAGCTCGGCGTCATGATTGCCGGAGGAGATTATCCGGATCTGATCTCAGCGGATACCAAGCTGACTGCAGCCGGTTCGGTCATTCCACTCGAAGACCTGATCGAGGAGCATGCGCCTAATCTGAAGAAGCATTATGAAAAGTACTGGAACCAGATGAAGGACCCTAACGACGGGCACATCTATTACCTGCCCAACTACGGGGCTTACAACGGCGAGGTAGCGGATACTTATTACAGCGGACCTGCCTTCTGGATTCAGAAAGCCGTGTTGAAAGAATTCGGTTACCCGACGCCGAAAACACTGGACGAATACTTTGAGTTGATCGCGAAATACAAGGAGAAATATCCAACCATCGACGGCAAGCCGACCATCGGCTTCGAGGTATTGAACTATGACTGGAAAAACTGGGGCCTTTTGAACCCGCCACAGCATTTGATCGGTCATCCGAATGATGGCGGCGTCGTTGTAAACGATGGCAAGGCAGAGATTTTTGCGGACAAGGATTACGCCAAAACGTACTATGAGAAGCTTAATGAAATTAACGCACAAGGCTTGCTCGACAAGGAAGCGTTTGCGCAAAACTACGATCAGTACATGGCTAAATTGTCCAGCGGCACAGTACTCGGCATGTTCGACCAGCACTGGAACTTCGGCAGCGCTGAAGATTCTTTGGTAACACAAGGCAAAATCGAACGCACATATGTCGGCTTCCCGCTCGTGTACGATAGCAGCACGAAGGACTACTACCGCGACCGTGCAGCGCTCAACTTGAACAACGGTTTCGGTATTACCGTAAGCGCTAAAGATCCTGTAAAAATTATTAAAGTGCTCGACAAGTTGATGGAAGAAGAATGGCAGAAAACGCTCACTTGGGGCATTGAGGGCGAGGACTACTACGTCAACGACGAAGGACGCTTCATGAAAACGCAGGAACAACGCGACAACGCTGCGGACGCTGCATGGAAGCTGGCTAACAAAGCGGACGCCTACTATGCCACCGCACCGAAGCTGGAAGGCTATTTCAGCGATGGCAACGCCACTTCGGCAAGCAATCAGCCCGAAGAATATCAATCCAGCCTGAAACCGTTTGATAAGGAAGTTCTGGATGCATATGGATTCAACAGCTACGTGGATTTCTTCAGCGATCCGCCGGAAAATCCAATCTACTACCCGGCCTGGTCCGTCGATCTGGTTGAAGGTTCTCCAGCCAAGATTGCCAATACCAAGCTGAACGAATTGTCGACCAAATATTTGCCGAAAGCGATTCTGGCCAACCCATCGGAATTCGGCAGTGTCTGGAACGAATACGTTTCCGAAATTCAAAAGCTGGATATCAAGGCTTACGAAAGCCGGATCAATGAAGTATTGCAGTGGAGAATCGATAACTGGTCTGTGAAATAA
- a CDS encoding response regulator: MAFKVLLIDDEPWALEGLQLWIPWESLGFEVCALCGNGAEGLERMEELKPDLVMVDIHMPVMDGLEMIEEWRRRGNWSTKFIILTGYSDFGYARKALKFRVSRYLLKPLDEEQAESEVRAIGQELIKEQEQLYIGQVAQREQEILAIKEALTGTALSTEAARFMESLSRSADVWNVCLVQVSGEDYSRWNSIAAEFLNGWNAIYMIRLRNDLVSIVFGDAAHSSQGSGESVRKRLEALARHLAGFRAFMAIGAAESSLTRIGHSRITAEEALLHAFYEAERNEVLEYDALKEHVFQRHYDQVELLDRMLGTFHLIDHAAYRAVVDHMNQSFRQTRVHPDEARKFVIYLLHEIRAYMGEQMEKDSGASNRLFEIPNLDEVLLTFDDLIGMLHSCGRVCFELLLKENAAEAQGIVQDINDYIHTHFREGLTIKLLAERFFLHPAYLGQLLIRKNGIGFNELLHNLRIEEACRLLQTNLYKNSEVAERVGYASYNHFLKQFEKRLEMSPNEYKKT; encoded by the coding sequence TTGGCATTTAAAGTACTGCTGATCGATGATGAGCCTTGGGCGCTGGAGGGCTTGCAGCTGTGGATCCCTTGGGAAAGCCTTGGGTTTGAGGTGTGTGCCTTGTGTGGAAACGGGGCGGAAGGGTTGGAACGGATGGAAGAGCTGAAGCCGGATCTGGTCATGGTCGATATTCATATGCCGGTCATGGACGGGTTGGAGATGATCGAGGAATGGCGGCGCAGAGGCAACTGGTCAACCAAGTTTATTATTTTGACGGGATACAGCGATTTCGGGTATGCGCGAAAAGCGCTGAAATTCAGAGTTTCCCGGTATCTGCTCAAACCGCTGGATGAGGAACAGGCAGAGTCCGAGGTGCGCGCGATAGGTCAAGAGCTGATCAAGGAGCAGGAGCAGCTTTATATCGGACAGGTCGCGCAGAGAGAGCAGGAGATTTTGGCGATTAAGGAGGCGCTGACGGGTACAGCGCTATCCACAGAAGCTGCTCGATTCATGGAATCCCTGTCCCGGTCCGCCGATGTCTGGAATGTATGCCTGGTTCAGGTGTCCGGAGAGGATTATAGCCGATGGAACAGCATTGCAGCAGAGTTTCTGAACGGGTGGAACGCCATCTATATGATCCGCTTGCGCAACGATCTGGTTTCCATTGTGTTCGGAGATGCTGCCCACTCCTCCCAAGGATCGGGAGAAAGCGTAAGGAAGCGATTGGAGGCACTGGCTCGCCATCTGGCGGGCTTTCGTGCCTTTATGGCGATTGGCGCAGCCGAATCCTCGCTGACGCGCATCGGCCATTCGCGAATCACGGCCGAGGAAGCGCTGCTGCACGCCTTTTATGAAGCGGAGAGAAACGAAGTATTGGAATATGACGCGCTCAAGGAGCATGTTTTTCAAAGGCATTACGACCAGGTGGAGCTGCTGGATCGCATGCTGGGAACGTTTCATCTCATTGACCATGCGGCCTATCGGGCCGTTGTGGATCATATGAATCAATCCTTCCGTCAGACGCGGGTTCACCCGGATGAGGCCCGAAAATTCGTCATCTACCTTCTTCATGAAATTCGCGCGTATATGGGGGAACAAATGGAAAAGGATTCAGGCGCTTCAAATCGTCTGTTCGAAATCCCTAATCTGGATGAAGTCCTGTTGACCTTTGATGACTTGATCGGCATGCTGCATTCATGCGGACGAGTCTGCTTTGAATTGCTGCTAAAGGAGAATGCGGCCGAGGCCCAGGGCATTGTGCAGGATATCAATGACTATATCCATACGCATTTTCGCGAAGGATTGACCATTAAGCTGCTGGCGGAACGTTTCTTTCTGCACCCGGCTTATCTGGGGCAATTATTGATACGGAAAAACGGAATCGGCTTCAACGAGCTGCTCCATAATCTGCGCATTGAGGAAGCTTGCCGGCTGCTTCAGACGAATCTGTACAAAAACAGCGAGGTGGCAGAAAGGGTTGGATACGCCAGCTACAATCATTTTTTGAAACAATTCGAAAAGCGTCTTGAGATGTCTCCCAACGAATACAAGAAAACCTGA